One Pyrococcus furiosus DSM 3638 genomic region harbors:
- a CDS encoding ATP-binding protein, translated as MKVVFVNRKEELEFLERKWREEGAQLIIIYGRRRIGKTMLLKEFLKGKRGIYFLATADSMAENIRGLAEKFTKLTRREYFMEVRDFRRLFRYLAEEMGKERVAVVLDEFQYLISLDPGILSVLQKIWDEYLKDTGIFLILCGSSIGMMERTLEYKSPLYGRRTGAWKVKPFDIRGIAEMFPERSMEELVKIYAVFGGVPFYLDLIRNLSVENAIKERILKKGEILYEEPEFLLREELREPRVYKLILKGLALGYESLGELINFTGLDRGNLSKYLDTLERLELVGYELPYGKRKRGQYYIRDNFFNFWFRFVYPNLADLELGLVNEVWERISGEINAYYGKMFERLVREMLRLRILDFGQKGVSRWWHRGEEIDAIAELKDKLLFVEVKWKDLNRREARKILKDLKRKSERFEGEKEFLLIAKRIEDKEEGMLDLEDLEKVIRNL; from the coding sequence GTGAAAGTAGTGTTCGTTAACAGAAAGGAAGAGCTGGAGTTCCTTGAAAGAAAGTGGAGAGAGGAAGGTGCCCAACTCATAATTATTTACGGGAGGAGGAGAATCGGTAAAACAATGCTTCTAAAGGAGTTCTTAAAGGGGAAAAGAGGAATTTACTTCCTAGCCACAGCTGATTCAATGGCAGAGAACATCAGGGGATTAGCTGAGAAGTTTACCAAACTAACTAGAAGAGAATACTTCATGGAAGTAAGAGACTTTAGAAGACTCTTCCGCTACCTAGCTGAAGAGATGGGAAAGGAGAGAGTTGCAGTAGTTCTCGATGAATTTCAATACTTAATTTCCCTTGATCCTGGAATACTAAGTGTCCTTCAGAAGATATGGGACGAATACTTAAAAGATACAGGTATATTCCTCATTCTCTGTGGATCCTCGATTGGAATGATGGAAAGAACCCTTGAATACAAAAGCCCCCTCTATGGCAGAAGAACTGGGGCTTGGAAAGTGAAACCCTTTGACATCCGAGGCATAGCCGAGATGTTTCCAGAGAGAAGCATGGAGGAGCTTGTGAAGATCTATGCTGTCTTTGGTGGTGTTCCCTTCTACCTTGATCTTATCCGAAACCTAAGCGTCGAGAACGCGATAAAGGAGAGGATATTGAAAAAGGGCGAAATCCTCTACGAGGAGCCAGAGTTTCTCCTTCGGGAGGAGCTAAGAGAGCCAAGGGTCTATAAACTGATCCTCAAGGGGCTAGCGCTTGGTTATGAAAGCCTTGGAGAACTGATCAACTTTACGGGTCTCGACCGTGGCAACCTGTCGAAGTACCTCGACACTCTCGAAAGGCTTGAGCTCGTTGGTTATGAACTCCCCTACGGGAAGAGAAAAAGAGGGCAATACTACATTAGAGACAACTTCTTCAACTTCTGGTTCCGCTTTGTCTATCCAAACTTAGCCGACCTCGAGTTGGGTCTCGTTAATGAGGTCTGGGAAAGGATTAGTGGAGAAATCAACGCCTACTACGGAAAGATGTTCGAGAGACTTGTGAGGGAGATGCTTAGGCTTAGAATCCTTGATTTTGGACAGAAAGGCGTCTCAAGGTGGTGGCATAGGGGGGAGGAGATAGATGCTATAGCTGAACTCAAAGACAAACTGCTCTTCGTTGAGGTCAAGTGGAAGGATCTCAACAGAAGAGAGGCCAGGAAAATCCTCAAAGACCTCAAAAGAAAGTCCGAGCGCTTTGAGGGAGAG
- a CDS encoding adenosylcobinamide amidohydrolase — protein MHFIKHFEEELIALSNAPHRGGLTKARGFFFMKVEKNYRGDYKKDCLEFERKNGLRSFVGFMTAVDIEKVMAIKSLGNVEVYLTAGISNPAIAGEEPKPWEPGTINMAIVIDEGLTIGAMANAIMTATEAKTYTLLKLGYNATGTTSDGIGVFARQGNVEWAGTATRLGFEIGKAVREALEESIKKWEKIKSL, from the coding sequence CACTTCATCAAACATTTTGAAGAGGAGCTAATTGCTCTAAGCAACGCTCCCCATAGGGGAGGCCTTACCAAAGCAAGGGGCTTCTTCTTCATGAAAGTTGAGAAGAACTACAGAGGAGACTACAAGAAAGATTGCTTAGAATTTGAAAGAAAAAACGGGCTGAGAAGTTTTGTAGGCTTTATGACAGCTGTGGATATAGAGAAAGTTATGGCAATAAAAAGCCTTGGAAATGTTGAAGTTTACCTAACTGCAGGAATTTCGAACCCTGCAATAGCTGGGGAAGAGCCAAAACCTTGGGAACCTGGGACGATAAACATGGCCATTGTCATTGATGAGGGACTGACAATAGGGGCCATGGCCAATGCAATAATGACTGCTACTGAAGCGAAAACTTACACGCTCCTCAAGCTGGGATACAATGCTACGGGAACAACTAGTGATGGGATTGGAGTCTTTGCCAGGCAGGGAAATGTGGAGTGGGCAGGGACTGCAACAAGGTTAGGATTTGAAATCGGAAAGGCTGTGAGAGAGGCATTAGAGGAAAGCATAAAGAAGTGGGAGAAGATAAAAAGTCTTTAG